In Rhinoraja longicauda isolate Sanriku21f chromosome 13, sRhiLon1.1, whole genome shotgun sequence, one genomic interval encodes:
- the LOC144599419 gene encoding uncharacterized protein LOC144599419 produces MAGVVSVPAAAYHRPNPWSCRPPGLRFAEPADRTCHHRSRPSSEAVGAAATRLRLGPRGCRHRELRQRQRVRPPQIAGLVSRTFHRPARPKIGRGIFLCWAGASMSGATTAPTCSNSGSSSVFARPGSDLSSAEPAVFRGCGSGCDSP; encoded by the coding sequence gtgttgtctccgttcctgctgcggcctaccatcggcccaacccctggagctgtcggcctccagggctccggttcgcagagcccgcggaccggacttgccatcaccggagccggccgtcttcggaggctgtgggagcggctgcgactcgccttaggctcgggccgcgtggatgccgacatcgggagctccggcagcggcagcgtgttcgcccgccccagatcgcggggcttgtgtcgcggacatttcaccgtccggcgcggcctaagataggccgcgggatatttctctgctgggcgggggcttcaatgtcgggagccacgaccgccccgacgtgcagcaacagcggcagcagcagcgtgttcgcccgccccggatcggacttatcatcggcggagccggccgtcttcagaggctgtgggagcggctgcgactcgccttag